From the Butyrivibrio fibrisolvens genome, one window contains:
- a CDS encoding GNAT family N-acetyltransferase, translating into MEIRIATNDDIEYMMSSRLEMLKEVNSLDPDYQYSQSFVENSRSFFLDGQQTTVLALDGDRVAGCATICYITLMPTFSHATGKRAHLMNVYTAKDYRRQGIGMKMVSMLIDEAWNKGVTEISLDATEDGRALYAKCGFIYSNECMVLVK; encoded by the coding sequence ATGGAAATAAGAATAGCGACTAATGACGATATTGAATACATGATGAGTAGCAGGCTGGAGATGCTTAAGGAGGTCAACTCCCTTGATCCGGACTACCAGTACTCCCAAAGCTTTGTTGAAAACAGTAGAAGCTTTTTTCTTGATGGACAGCAGACGACAGTCCTTGCTTTAGATGGAGACAGGGTTGCGGGTTGTGCAACTATATGTTATATCACGCTCATGCCAACCTTTTCACACGCAACGGGTAAACGTGCCCATTTGATGAATGTTTATACTGCAAAGGATTATCGCAGGCAGGGAATCGGTATGAAGATGGTGTCCATGCTTATAGATGAAGCCTGGAATAAAGGCGTAACAGAAATAAGTTTGGATGCTACAGAAGATGGACGTGCTTTATACGCTAAGTGTGGATTTATCTATTCTAATGAATGTATGGTTTTAGTAAAATAA
- a CDS encoding GNAT family N-acetyltransferase: protein MAIRQATISDVSRIAELIVTNYRTNFYPIFKYDAFYFGELNVLDTAKEYLDNPDILNNTYVFDDGVVKGMIRLDDRQIIKLFVEPQFQSQKIGAKLLNFATKEKKADWLWVLEQNERGIAFYKRNGFDFTGEKMLEDDYVSLLKMKLQK, encoded by the coding sequence ATGGCAATAAGACAAGCAACAATTTCAGATGTATCTCGCATAGCAGAGCTGATAGTTACAAATTATCGTACTAATTTTTATCCGATCTTTAAGTACGATGCATTCTATTTTGGCGAGTTAAATGTTCTTGATACAGCGAAAGAATATTTGGATAATCCGGATATTCTGAATAATACCTATGTTTTTGATGATGGTGTAGTAAAAGGCATGATAAGGCTTGATGACAGGCAGATCATAAAATTGTTTGTAGAGCCGCAGTTCCAGAGCCAGAAGATTGGTGCAAAGCTCCTTAACTTTGCTACCAAAGAAAAGAAAGCGGACTGGCTTTGGGTTCTTGAGCAAAACGAAAGAGGAATAGCTTTTTATAAACGCAACGGATTTGATTTTACAGGAGAAAAAATGCTGGAAGATGATTATGTTTCTCTCCTGAAAATGAAGCTTCAGAAATAA
- a CDS encoding contact-dependent growth inhibition system immunity protein: MVDLSKSIEELENDYWGEPTHDTYIIVTCHEARQKPIESLSDEEIRCLIGQKIGLKYLLPIAIEMLANEPLVCVTHFEGDLLLALLSLDDRDWTDNQEELDSLKKIVEDNRSDIEANEEIPSELLDRFK; this comes from the coding sequence ATGGTAGATTTAAGTAAATCAATTGAAGAACTGGAAAATGATTACTGGGGCGAGCCCACACATGATACGTACATTATTGTTACTTGTCATGAAGCCAGGCAAAAGCCCATTGAAAGCTTGTCGGATGAAGAGATCAGATGTTTGATCGGACAAAAGATCGGACTTAAATACCTTCTTCCAATAGCGATAGAGATGTTAGCGAATGAACCGCTTGTGTGCGTGACACATTTTGAAGGAGACCTTCTTCTGGCGTTACTTAGCCTTGATGACAGGGATTGGACAGATAATCAGGAAGAATTAGATTCCCTTAAGAAGATAGTCGAGGATAATCGTTCCGATATCGAAGCGAATGAAGAAATACCAAGTGAACTATTAGATAGGTTTAAATAA
- a CDS encoding GNAT family N-acetyltransferase: MKHKRLNRAGWGKGYTVEGMSALMEHAVKVYGAHTFEGECAKENIGSRKVMEKLGMVYDHSSSYTKNDGSATFESDIYTLTISSLDK, from the coding sequence ATGAAGCATAAGAGACTTAACAGAGCTGGCTGGGGAAAAGGATATACAGTAGAAGGCATGAGCGCACTAATGGAACATGCTGTAAAAGTATATGGAGCACACACCTTTGAAGGTGAGTGCGCAAAAGAAAACATAGGCAGCAGAAAGGTTATGGAGAAGCTGGGTATGGTGTATGATCACAGTTCCTCATATACCAAGAATGATGGTAGTGCTACCTTTGAATCAGATATATATACACTAACAATTTCCAGTTTGGATAAATAA
- a CDS encoding acyl-CoA thioesterase yields the protein MEYTHIVQYYETDRMGITHHSNYIRWMEEARIDFLSQIGWDYAKLEEMGIISPVLNVNCDYKISTTFSDHVQISVKVKEFKGVKLHLAYEMKNEAGKTVCKATSSHAFLDREGRPIRMKDEQPELYKVLNDLAVE from the coding sequence ATGGAATACACACACATCGTTCAGTATTACGAAACCGACAGGATGGGAATAACGCATCATTCAAATTATATCAGGTGGATGGAAGAAGCCAGGATAGATTTTCTGTCTCAGATTGGATGGGACTATGCAAAGCTTGAAGAAATGGGGATAATATCACCGGTTTTGAATGTGAACTGCGACTATAAGATCAGTACTACGTTCTCGGACCATGTTCAGATAAGTGTCAAGGTCAAAGAGTTCAAAGGCGTTAAGCTCCATCTTGCATATGAGATGAAGAACGAGGCGGGTAAGACTGTATGTAAAGCTACATCTTCTCATGCATTTTTAGACAGAGAAGGAAGGCCTATACGTATGAAAGACGAACAGCCTGAGCTTTACAAGGTACTTAACGACCTGGCTGTGGAGTAA
- a CDS encoding HIT family protein: MCGICERIKETKEGKNPFLVKELETGFVVIGDFQHFKGYTLFLYKDHVVELFDLDKETRAKHLQEMTLVAEAVKNAFGAEKMNYECLGNGEGGAHIHWHLFPRRAGDIENYGNNGKGPVWWYPMEEMYADSNRPGTEELEEMKAKLLCELDKLLK; encoded by the coding sequence ATGTGCGGAATATGCGAAAGAATAAAAGAGACAAAAGAAGGAAAAAATCCCTTTCTTGTTAAGGAACTTGAAACGGGATTTGTGGTTATTGGAGATTTTCAACATTTTAAAGGATATACTCTTTTTCTTTATAAGGATCATGTTGTGGAACTGTTTGATCTTGATAAGGAAACAAGAGCTAAGCATTTGCAGGAGATGACTCTTGTTGCAGAAGCTGTCAAAAACGCTTTTGGAGCCGAAAAGATGAATTATGAATGCCTTGGTAACGGCGAAGGTGGTGCACATATACACTGGCATCTTTTCCCTAGAAGAGCAGGAGATATAGAGAACTATGGCAACAACGGAAAGGGACCAGTTTGGTGGTATCCTATGGAAGAAATGTATGCTGATAGTAATAGACCCGGCACCGAAGAACTTGAGGAGATGAAAGCAAAGCTTCTTTGCGAGCTGGATAAACTGCTTAAATAA
- a CDS encoding HD domain-containing protein, which yields MLSDDAKKTIISNAIKYIQKVFDNNSDGHDTDHSLRVYHNALSISSKYQEADLFVISLAAILHDVDDHKLFNTKNNQNARTFLEGQDIQVETIEWIVDIINGVSFSHNKDKVPETLEGKIVQDADRLDAIGAIGIARTFAYGGKHDRSLEDSLKHFDDKLLLLKDLMNTEAAADIASERHAFMEVFLEEYRKEC from the coding sequence ATGTTGAGTGACGATGCTAAAAAAACGATTATTAGCAATGCAATTAAATATATACAGAAAGTATTCGATAATAATTCGGACGGACATGATACAGACCATTCTCTAAGGGTTTATCACAATGCCCTTTCTATTAGTTCTAAGTATCAGGAAGCGGACTTGTTTGTGATCTCTTTGGCAGCTATTCTTCATGATGTCGATGATCACAAACTTTTTAATACCAAGAACAATCAGAATGCGAGAACTTTTTTGGAAGGTCAGGATATTCAGGTTGAAACCATAGAATGGATAGTGGATATTATAAATGGAGTATCCTTTAGTCATAATAAGGACAAGGTGCCTGAGACACTGGAAGGGAAAATAGTACAGGATGCGGACAGGCTCGATGCAATTGGAGCTATAGGAATAGCAAGAACATTTGCGTATGGCGGAAAGCATGACAGGTCTTTGGAAGATTCATTAAAACATTTTGATGATAAGCTTTTACTTCTGAAAGATTTGATGAATACTGAGGCAGCAGCTGATATAGCCAGTGAGCGCCATGCGTTCATGGAAGTATTTCTTGAAGAATATAGAAAAGAGTGTTGA
- a CDS encoding GNAT family N-acetyltransferase yields MNNQEIVESKRLIMRRLMPEDYKVMTAWDMDERVFKYLLGSACKSPEEPLAWLPKKDPTSKINILMLVSDKEDGHAVGIYALNHDVDRDVWTLSYVNRYDDWGKGYTVEGMNALMMHAAKVYGARTFEGECAKENIGSRRVMEKLGMVYDHSSSYTKNDGSATFESDVFLLTIQKEKG; encoded by the coding sequence ATGAACAATCAAGAAATTGTAGAATCTAAAAGACTAATAATGAGGCGCCTTATGCCTGAAGACTATAAGGTAATGACTGCCTGGGATATGGATGAGAGAGTTTTTAAGTATTTGCTTGGCTCTGCATGTAAGTCTCCTGAAGAGCCACTTGCATGGCTGCCTAAGAAAGACCCCACTTCCAAGATCAATATACTCATGCTGGTGTCTGATAAAGAGGATGGACATGCAGTTGGAATCTACGCTCTTAACCATGATGTGGACAGAGATGTGTGGACTTTATCTTATGTCAACAGATACGATGACTGGGGCAAAGGCTATACCGTAGAAGGAATGAATGCACTAATGATGCATGCAGCAAAGGTCTATGGGGCACGCACATTTGAGGGTGAGTGCGCAAAGGAGAACATAGGAAGCAGAAGAGTCATGGAGAAACTTGGGATGGTGTACGACCACAGTTCGTCATATACCAAAAATGATGGAAGTGCAACTTTCGAATCAGATGTATTCCTGCTAACAATCCAGAAGGAGAAAGGTTAA
- the tsaA gene encoding tRNA (N6-threonylcarbamoyladenosine(37)-N6)-methyltransferase TrmO gives MKIEMEPIGYVRNEVKDRKDVSWGEDTSSIVLDSQYISGLKGLEDFSHVIILYHLDKAKYEKDKHLQRRPQNREDMPLVGIFSQRGKDRPNRIGMTSVKVFSVSEDTLVVKGLDAIDGTPVLDIKPYYPVYDKKDAAVPEWVDRLMEHYF, from the coding sequence ATGAAGATTGAAATGGAACCAATTGGCTATGTTAGAAATGAAGTTAAGGACAGAAAAGATGTTTCCTGGGGTGAGGATACTTCTTCTATAGTTCTGGATTCCCAATACATTTCAGGATTGAAGGGACTCGAAGATTTTTCTCATGTTATCATTCTTTATCATCTTGATAAAGCAAAGTATGAAAAAGATAAACATCTGCAAAGAAGACCGCAGAACAGAGAAGATATGCCACTTGTCGGTATTTTTTCCCAGAGAGGAAAAGATAGACCTAACCGCATCGGAATGACTTCCGTCAAAGTGTTTTCTGTTTCTGAGGATACACTGGTTGTTAAGGGACTTGATGCCATAGATGGCACTCCTGTTTTGGATATAAAACCGTATTACCCTGTATATGATAAGAAAGATGCGGCTGTCCCTGAATGGGTAGATCGTTTGATGGAACATTATTTCTAA
- a CDS encoding GNAT family N-acetyltransferase: MEQRIILETDRLLLREMNIDDFDALYKVLADRDIMQHYPYTFDEKKVRDWIERNMNRYHDNGFGLWAVCLKDTREMIGDCGLTLQNIEGEMLPEIGYHIRADHQRKGYAKEAAAAVRDWAFANTDYPAIYSYCNYTNIGSYKTAESIGMHFEKEYPYPDNKITHVSVIFRGEVNVE; the protein is encoded by the coding sequence ATGGAACAAAGAATTATATTGGAAACAGACAGATTGCTTCTTAGAGAAATGAATATTGATGATTTTGATGCATTATACAAAGTCCTCGCTGATAGGGACATCATGCAGCATTATCCATATACTTTTGATGAGAAAAAAGTCAGAGATTGGATTGAAAGAAATATGAACCGATATCATGATAACGGTTTTGGACTGTGGGCTGTGTGTTTGAAAGATACTAGAGAGATGATTGGCGATTGTGGATTGACACTTCAGAATATTGAGGGAGAGATGCTCCCTGAGATTGGTTATCACATTCGCGCAGATCATCAGCGTAAAGGTTATGCTAAGGAAGCAGCTGCTGCTGTACGAGACTGGGCTTTTGCTAACACGGATTATCCTGCAATCTATTCATATTGCAATTATACAAATATCGGTTCTTATAAGACTGCAGAATCTATTGGAATGCATTTTGAGAAAGAATATCCGTATCCGGACAACAAGATTACTCATGTATCAGTAATCTTTCGTGGAGAAGTAAATGTTGAGTGA
- a CDS encoding glycoside hydrolase family 3 C-terminal domain-containing protein has translation MNREEARKKAEELVKKMTFEEVASQLRYDSPAIERLGVPEYNWWNEGLHGLARSGTATVFPQSIGLGATFDKELMEEIGNCIGTEARARYNESSKRGDRDIYKGLTIWSPNVNLFRDPRWGRGQETYGEDPVHISKMAIPFIKGIQGKKKTMLAAACAKHFAVHSGPEALRHSFDARVSLKEMYETYLPAFEACVKEGEVEAVMGAYNRTNGEPCCGHNYLMKEVLRGKWGFKGHFVSDCWAIRDFHENHKVTATPERSVKLALEAGCDVNCGCTYQKILSAKRKGLIDEKTVRESAIRLFTTRFMLGMFEENEWDSLGFKDIDTKEHRQLADKAALESVVLLKNDGILPLDKKKIGSIAVIGPNADSRAALIGNYHGTPGRHVTVLEGIMDEAGDDISVHYAKGAHLFMDKEENLAKPFDRVTEAVIAAENTDLTVLCLGLDETLEGEEGDTGNSYASGDKNTLEFPESQEVLFDALVKTGKPIILLVMTGSAMDLRFANEHCAAVLQTWYPGGQGGKSIADILFGKVSPSGKLPITIYNSLEDLPEFTDYSMKGRTYRFIEDYNKVLFPFGYGLTYSKTSAKDLKVVKDFADGDAQVEVTVSNTGDADVSDVLQLYLKVADSALEVPNAHLVDFERVELKKGETKTVAFTVPKKSLMVVNEEGERVFEGSKADIYVGFAGPDKRSAELTGTAAAHVSIEF, from the coding sequence ATGAACAGAGAAGAAGCAAGAAAAAAAGCCGAAGAGCTTGTAAAAAAGATGACCTTTGAAGAAGTGGCATCACAGCTGCGTTACGATTCTCCGGCGATTGAAAGACTCGGAGTTCCGGAATACAACTGGTGGAATGAAGGACTTCACGGACTTGCCCGCAGTGGAACCGCGACTGTATTTCCTCAGTCTATAGGACTTGGAGCAACATTCGATAAAGAGCTCATGGAAGAGATCGGTAACTGCATCGGTACAGAAGCAAGAGCCAGATATAATGAATCTTCCAAGAGAGGCGACAGAGATATCTACAAGGGACTTACAATCTGGTCACCCAATGTTAACCTCTTCAGAGATCCTCGTTGGGGAAGAGGACAGGAGACATACGGCGAAGATCCGGTACACATCTCCAAGATGGCAATTCCTTTTATCAAGGGTATTCAGGGCAAAAAGAAGACTATGCTTGCTGCAGCCTGTGCTAAGCACTTTGCAGTACATTCAGGACCTGAAGCTTTGCGTCATTCATTTGATGCAAGAGTAAGCCTTAAGGAGATGTATGAGACATATCTTCCCGCTTTCGAAGCTTGTGTCAAAGAAGGCGAAGTTGAAGCTGTCATGGGCGCTTACAACAGAACTAACGGCGAGCCATGCTGCGGACACAACTATCTTATGAAAGAAGTCCTTCGTGGCAAGTGGGGATTCAAGGGCCACTTCGTATCTGACTGTTGGGCTATCAGAGACTTCCATGAGAATCACAAGGTTACAGCTACTCCTGAAAGAAGTGTCAAGCTTGCTCTTGAAGCAGGATGTGATGTTAACTGCGGCTGCACATATCAGAAGATCCTCTCTGCTAAGAGAAAAGGACTTATTGATGAGAAGACTGTAAGAGAGTCTGCTATCAGACTTTTCACAACACGTTTCATGCTTGGAATGTTTGAAGAGAATGAATGGGATAGCCTTGGATTTAAGGATATCGATACCAAGGAGCACAGACAGCTTGCTGACAAGGCTGCTCTTGAAAGCGTTGTACTTCTTAAGAATGACGGCATCCTTCCTCTTGATAAAAAGAAGATCGGAAGCATCGCTGTAATAGGACCTAATGCTGATTCCAGAGCTGCTCTTATAGGTAACTATCACGGAACACCGGGAAGACATGTGACTGTCCTTGAAGGAATCATGGACGAAGCAGGAGATGACATAAGCGTACATTACGCTAAGGGTGCTCACCTCTTCATGGACAAGGAAGAGAACCTTGCCAAGCCTTTTGACAGAGTTACAGAAGCTGTTATCGCAGCTGAGAATACAGATCTTACAGTTCTGTGCCTTGGACTTGATGAGACACTTGAAGGAGAAGAGGGAGATACAGGTAACTCCTATGCTTCAGGAGACAAGAACACTCTTGAGTTCCCTGAAAGCCAGGAAGTACTCTTCGATGCACTTGTTAAGACAGGTAAGCCTATCATCCTTCTTGTTATGACAGGAAGTGCTATGGATCTTAGATTTGCCAACGAGCACTGCGCTGCAGTCCTTCAGACATGGTATCCGGGCGGACAGGGTGGTAAGAGCATCGCTGATATCCTCTTTGGTAAGGTATCACCTTCAGGTAAGCTCCCTATTACTATCTATAACAGCCTCGAGGATCTTCCTGAGTTCACAGATTACAGCATGAAGGGCAGAACCTACAGATTCATCGAAGATTACAACAAGGTTCTCTTCCCGTTTGGATATGGTCTTACTTATTCCAAGACTAGCGCTAAAGATCTTAAGGTTGTTAAGGACTTCGCAGATGGAGATGCACAGGTAGAAGTTACTGTATCTAATACAGGCGATGCTGATGTAAGTGATGTACTTCAGCTCTATCTTAAGGTTGCTGACTCAGCACTTGAAGTTCCTAATGCTCACCTTGTAGACTTCGAAAGAGTTGAACTTAAAAAAGGCGAGACCAAGACAGTGGCATTCACAGTACCTAAGAAGTCACTTATGGTTGTAAACGAAGAAGGCGAGAGAGTCTTCGAAGGCTCCAAGGCTGATATATATGTAGGATTTGCAGGACCTGACAAGAGAAGTGCTGAGCTTACAGGAACAGCAGCTGCACATGTCAGCATTGAGTTTTGA